The Pseudanabaena galeata CCNP1313 genome includes a region encoding these proteins:
- the moaC gene encoding cyclic pyranopterin monophosphate synthase MoaC has translation MDTDILQSLAHLDQSGNAQMVDVTHKPQTVRRAIAVCEISMKTTTLDAIQAGNVKKGDVLGTAKLAGIMAAKQTASLIPMCHPVNLTSVDVRIMLDENIPGYQIEAEVKTKAETGVEMEAMTAATIAALTLYDMAKALEKTMIISNTRLIHKSGGKSGDFNVPRGEYCDL, from the coding sequence ATGGATACGGATATTCTTCAGTCACTCGCTCATCTTGATCAAAGTGGTAACGCTCAGATGGTGGATGTGACGCATAAACCGCAAACGGTAAGACGGGCGATCGCTGTTTGCGAGATATCTATGAAAACAACAACGTTGGACGCAATCCAAGCAGGGAATGTAAAAAAGGGAGATGTGTTAGGCACGGCAAAACTAGCAGGAATTATGGCTGCGAAACAAACCGCTAGTTTGATCCCCATGTGTCATCCTGTGAATCTAACTAGTGTCGATGTCAGAATTATGCTAGATGAAAATATTCCTGGCTATCAGATAGAAGCTGAGGTCAAAACTAAGGCGGAAACTGGGGTGGAAATGGAAGCGATGACTGCTGCCACGATCGCAGCTTTAACCCTTTACGATATGGCTAAGGCGCTCGAAAAAACGATGATTATCTCAAATACAAGGTTGATCCACAAGAGTGGCGGTAAGTCTGGGGATTTTAATGTACCTAGAGGCGAGTATTGTGATCTTTAA
- a CDS encoding heavy-metal-associated domain-containing protein, whose product MNLTLSVPSIGCASCIETITKAIQTVDTSAIVTGDAATKSLDIESQLTEVKIRELIAIAGHKVA is encoded by the coding sequence ATGAATTTAACGCTCTCCGTTCCTTCCATCGGTTGCGCTAGTTGTATCGAAACTATTACCAAAGCAATCCAAACTGTTGATACCTCGGCAATAGTTACAGGTGACGCTGCAACTAAGTCTTTAGATATCGAGAGTCAATTAACTGAAGTCAAAATTCGCGAACTAATTGCGATCGCAGGTCACAAAGTCGCTTAA
- a CDS encoding sensor histidine kinase, giving the protein MQNILDYVQCGIFVLAIESNLQVSDGKEQDHQSLTLRFVNANLIFVHLIFGERSIDQTVDIFGLQPKECLPLEFAQLLNEHVIQCLKTQQVAVFSTQLDLVTNRLLSISLSLRIDSNDHSQQIVGTCQDITSLELSKSKIKEFNQKKFSHLVSEVSDAFVVVDHEGIVRYVNQSAEILFGCKSDDIIGETFGLPVVAGESTDIDILNRGRTTSAEMRVSETMDEDRRVYVVASLRDISERKRVEKSLQLRERAIAASSNGIVITDATQPNNPMIYVNPSFERITGYSAAEVLGRDCRFLQGGDRNQIGLLDLHNAIKEKRECHAVLLNYRKDGTPFWNDLYIAPVFNDHGDLTNYIGIQTDITDQVKSTQRLLESEERLRTVLTSIKEGITFSDDSGYFAIFNAGMENLTGYTFTEANASHDFTTFLYPDRAEHDKALQRLQHLQETGQAMTVETRICHRDGTFKDVLVSTRLMAYKGKRMYLSSYYDITERKKVETQLRYQGERERLLNAILLKIQCELNLDQILAITVKEAQELLRIDRVVIYQFKEDWSGAFVVEAINDPALSILGKTINDACFNQENIQKYQNRSISSINDVDLEDLTPCHKDLLQCFQVKANIVVSIAFGDTLWGLLIAHQCFAPRQWEEFEIDLLRQLANHVAIAIQQVKLFERVQDLNKNLERQVADRTQQLEQSLSQLERALLKEKELNELKSQFISRASHEFRTPLATIQTASDLLRNYGHKMSDEKKLERIDKIQREVKGMTNLLEEVLIIGKTESGRFELQLEEINLEDFCLEIIEQTKLLGNGKHQVIFKNINIPTKVRIDPKFFRQIISNLLSNAIKYSPNASEVKFTISSTNDRVSKLLLEFQDHGIGIPQIDQEKIFDHFYRAHNVGMIVGTGLGMAIIKNSVDILGGTIQLNSVENKGTTVKVKLPYLKE; this is encoded by the coding sequence ATGCAAAATATCCTAGATTATGTTCAATGCGGTATTTTTGTTTTGGCTATAGAGTCAAACTTGCAAGTATCAGATGGAAAGGAACAAGATCATCAATCATTGACATTGCGATTTGTGAATGCCAATCTTATCTTTGTTCATCTCATTTTCGGGGAACGGAGCATCGATCAAACCGTTGATATATTTGGCTTGCAGCCAAAAGAATGTTTACCATTAGAATTTGCTCAGTTGTTAAATGAGCATGTTATTCAATGCTTGAAAACACAGCAAGTTGCTGTGTTTTCAACACAACTTGATTTGGTGACAAATAGACTGTTATCGATTTCGCTATCCCTAAGGATTGATAGCAACGATCATTCCCAACAAATTGTTGGTACTTGCCAAGACATTACGTCCCTAGAATTATCCAAATCAAAGATTAAAGAATTTAACCAAAAAAAATTCAGCCATTTAGTAAGTGAAGTCTCTGATGCCTTTGTGGTAGTTGATCATGAAGGTATTGTCCGCTACGTCAATCAGTCTGCTGAAATCCTGTTTGGCTGTAAATCTGACGATATTATCGGTGAGACTTTTGGACTACCTGTAGTAGCAGGCGAAAGCACAGATATCGACATTCTCAACCGAGGTCGTACCACCTCGGCGGAAATGCGTGTGTCTGAGACCATGGATGAAGATCGTAGAGTTTATGTGGTCGCCTCATTGCGAGACATTTCAGAACGGAAGCGGGTGGAAAAATCTCTACAATTACGTGAACGAGCGATCGCGGCAAGCTCTAACGGAATCGTCATTACCGATGCGACTCAGCCCAATAATCCGATGATTTATGTGAATCCTAGCTTTGAGAGGATTACAGGTTACAGTGCGGCTGAGGTGCTAGGACGGGACTGTCGCTTTTTGCAAGGAGGCGATCGCAATCAGATCGGACTTTTAGATTTACACAACGCAATTAAAGAAAAGCGAGAATGTCATGCTGTCTTACTTAACTATCGTAAAGATGGCACACCATTTTGGAATGATTTGTACATTGCGCCAGTATTTAACGATCATGGCGACCTCACTAACTACATTGGCATTCAAACCGACATTACCGATCAAGTTAAATCTACCCAAAGACTCCTTGAAAGTGAAGAGCGGTTACGGACAGTTCTAACATCGATCAAAGAAGGGATTACCTTTAGTGATGATTCAGGCTATTTTGCGATTTTCAATGCTGGCATGGAAAATCTTACTGGATATACCTTTACGGAAGCAAATGCCAGCCATGATTTTACAACTTTCCTCTATCCCGATCGCGCTGAACATGACAAAGCTTTGCAACGATTGCAACATTTACAGGAAACTGGGCAAGCGATGACGGTCGAAACTCGCATTTGTCATCGTGATGGCACATTTAAAGATGTCTTAGTTTCTACAAGGTTAATGGCCTACAAAGGCAAACGGATGTATTTGAGTAGTTATTACGACATTACCGAGCGTAAGAAAGTGGAGACTCAACTACGTTATCAAGGTGAAAGAGAACGCTTATTGAATGCAATTTTACTTAAAATTCAATGCGAATTAAATCTTGATCAAATTCTTGCCATTACTGTTAAAGAAGCCCAAGAATTATTACGCATTGATCGTGTGGTTATTTACCAATTTAAAGAAGATTGGAGTGGTGCATTTGTGGTGGAAGCAATTAATGATCCAGCATTATCTATTCTTGGAAAAACAATTAATGATGCCTGCTTTAATCAAGAGAATATACAGAAATATCAAAATCGATCAATTTCAAGTATAAATGATGTGGATCTTGAAGATTTAACCCCCTGTCATAAAGACCTTTTGCAATGTTTTCAAGTAAAAGCAAATATTGTAGTTTCTATTGCCTTTGGTGATACGTTATGGGGATTATTAATTGCCCATCAATGCTTTGCACCACGTCAATGGGAGGAATTTGAAATTGATTTGCTAAGACAGTTAGCTAATCATGTAGCGATCGCCATTCAACAGGTAAAGTTATTTGAAAGAGTCCAAGACCTTAATAAAAATCTAGAAAGACAAGTTGCCGATCGCACCCAGCAACTAGAACAAAGTCTCAGTCAACTAGAAAGAGCTTTGCTAAAGGAGAAAGAGCTAAATGAACTCAAATCCCAATTTATTTCTAGAGCCTCCCATGAATTTCGCACACCCCTAGCTACGATTCAGACGGCAAGTGATTTACTGCGAAATTATGGTCATAAAATGTCAGACGAGAAAAAACTAGAGAGAATTGATAAAATCCAACGTGAAGTTAAAGGCATGACTAACCTTTTAGAAGAGGTATTAATCATCGGCAAAACTGAATCAGGAAGATTTGAGTTACAGTTAGAAGAGATCAATCTTGAAGATTTCTGTCTAGAAATTATTGAACAAACTAAGTTGCTAGGAAATGGTAAACATCAAGTTATTTTTAAAAATATAAATATTCCTACCAAAGTAAGAATTGACCCTAAATTCTTCAGGCAAATCATTTCCAATTTATTGTCCAATGCAATTAAATATTCGCCTAATGCCAGTGAAGTCAAGTTTACAATCTCGTCAACCAATGATCGCGTATCAAAACTTTTGTTGGAGTTTCAAGATCATGGGATTGGTATCCCTCAAATCGATCAAGAAAAGATTTTTGACCATTTTTATCGCGCCCACAATGTTGGTATGATTGTAGGAACTGGATTGGGGATGGCAATTATCAAAAATTCAGTGGACATTCTTGGGGGAACAATTCAACTTAATAGTGTTGAAAACAAGGGAACAACTGTAAAGGTAAAACTACCTTACCTAAAGGAATAG
- a CDS encoding EAL domain-containing response regulator, translating to MTTILVIEDVEALREEIMETLSYEGFDVLGAENGVVGVQIAKTYLPNLIICDIAMPELDGYGTLVALRQEPKTSMIPFIFLTAMTEKADMRQAMQLGADDYLTKPFTSAELLGAIASRLQKYNSVREHYYDEIKAVGERFEYLSHHDGLTQLPNRILFHESLSQAVLHAKINNKALALLFLDMDNFNIINNTLGNDIGDQLFKAIAERLRRYAAPCDMVARIQGDEFALIISDVKDPVSIKLETQKILDLLSRPYNLYGHEVFITSSIGITIFPEDHQDAEGLIKNAELAMYYAKSHGRNSYKFYSSDLNVQSSEYMALANSLHRAIDRNELRVFYQPLVDLQSGQIVGAEALARWQHPDLGIIMPSKFIPVAEQTGLMLRLTEVILYSVCEQMQAWRKADIDYGFVAVNLSGQHFRPDNNLIELIGKVLQDTGIDPEHLELELTESIIMQNAEFTIQVLSQLQAIGVKVAIDDFGTGYSSLSYLKHFPVNTLKIDRCFIQDITTDRHDATISLAIIDLAHSLSLQVIAEGVETAEQIQFLKENNCDQVQGYFFSPPLPAPEFEKMLIDGKCLYAMCN from the coding sequence ATGACCACAATTCTAGTCATCGAAGATGTAGAAGCTTTGCGCGAAGAAATCATGGAGACTCTCTCCTACGAAGGTTTTGATGTACTGGGCGCAGAGAATGGAGTTGTTGGTGTCCAAATCGCCAAAACCTATTTACCAAATTTGATTATCTGTGACATCGCAATGCCCGAACTGGATGGTTATGGAACCCTAGTTGCGCTGCGCCAAGAGCCAAAAACATCAATGATTCCGTTTATATTTTTAACGGCTATGACCGAAAAAGCGGATATGCGTCAAGCGATGCAACTAGGCGCAGATGACTATCTTACTAAGCCATTTACTTCTGCGGAATTGTTAGGGGCGATCGCCTCACGATTGCAAAAGTACAACTCCGTTAGAGAGCATTACTATGATGAAATCAAAGCTGTGGGGGAAAGATTTGAATACTTGTCTCACCATGATGGTTTGACTCAACTACCAAATCGCATCCTTTTTCATGAATCATTAAGCCAAGCTGTATTACACGCCAAGATCAATAACAAGGCTCTAGCCTTGTTGTTTCTGGATATGGACAATTTTAATATCATCAACAACACACTTGGCAATGATATTGGCGATCAATTATTTAAAGCGATCGCCGAACGTCTAAGACGTTATGCAGCCCCATGCGATATGGTCGCAAGGATACAGGGTGATGAATTTGCACTGATCATCTCTGATGTCAAAGATCCAGTCAGTATTAAACTGGAAACCCAAAAAATATTGGATCTCTTAAGTCGTCCTTACAATTTGTATGGACATGAGGTTTTTATTACTAGTAGTATTGGCATCACCATTTTTCCTGAAGACCATCAGGATGCTGAGGGATTAATCAAAAATGCTGAATTAGCAATGTATTACGCTAAAAGCCATGGCAGGAATAGCTATAAATTCTACAGTTCAGATCTGAATGTACAGTCTTCAGAATACATGGCGTTAGCCAATAGCCTGCATCGCGCCATTGATCGCAATGAACTGCGGGTTTTCTATCAGCCTCTCGTGGATCTCCAATCTGGTCAAATTGTCGGTGCGGAAGCCCTAGCCAGATGGCAACATCCAGATTTAGGAATTATTATGCCAAGCAAGTTTATTCCCGTTGCTGAGCAAACAGGTCTAATGCTCCGTTTGACTGAAGTAATTCTTTATTCAGTTTGTGAGCAAATGCAAGCGTGGCGTAAGGCAGACATAGATTATGGATTTGTGGCAGTTAATCTATCTGGTCAACATTTTCGTCCAGATAATAATCTAATAGAATTAATTGGTAAGGTCTTACAAGACACTGGGATTGATCCAGAACACTTAGAACTTGAGCTTACAGAAAGTATCATCATGCAAAATGCTGAATTTACAATTCAGGTACTTTCTCAGTTACAGGCAATTGGCGTAAAAGTAGCGATCGACGATTTTGGTACAGGCTATTCGTCTTTAAGCTACCTTAAGCACTTTCCCGTAAATACCTTGAAGATCGATCGCTGTTTTATTCAAGACATCACTACAGATCGCCATGATGCGACGATTTCCCTAGCCATTATCGATCTTGCCCATAGTTTGTCATTGCAAGTTATCGCTGAAGGTGTCGAGACTGCCGAGCAGATTCAGTTTTTAAAAGAGAATAATTGCGATCAGGTTCAGGGCTATTTCTTTAGCCCCCCATTACCTGCACCTGAGTTTGAGAAAATGTTGATTGATGGTAAATGTTTATACGCAATGTGCAACTAA
- a CDS encoding toxin-antitoxin system TumE family protein, with protein MLIEEYFARIRSFLNCLAIVQKFELETEARAEYIGFIRGVVYFQDRTILHIREFVDVELSIDGGKYSYQYMDQDDQLIFRYDNAPHHQKLNISTFPHHKHQQQENNIVPSEAPFLEEICQEIEQIIKQKYGSIG; from the coding sequence TTGTTGATTGAAGAATATTTTGCCAGAATTAGAAGTTTTCTGAACTGTTTAGCGATCGTGCAGAAATTCGAGCTTGAAACAGAAGCAAGAGCCGAATACATTGGATTTATTAGAGGTGTCGTATATTTCCAAGATCGAACTATCCTGCACATCCGAGAATTTGTGGATGTAGAATTATCAATTGATGGAGGTAAATATTCCTATCAATATATGGATCAAGATGATCAGCTAATCTTCCGTTATGATAATGCCCCCCATCACCAAAAGCTAAATATATCAACATTCCCACACCACAAGCATCAACAACAGGAGAACAACATTGTTCCATCAGAAGCACCATTTCTGGAAGAAATTTGTCAAGAAATTGAACAGATTATAAAACAAAAATATGGGAGCATAGGGTGA